ACCTCATCGGCGGGTGTCGTTAAATTGCAACAATTACGATGGCGGCGAGTTGTCGgtgtaaatgaaaatcaatGAAGCGGCtgacaaacgaaaaaaacgaATCGAGACATCTACGAATGTTTGTCCAAAGAAATGAATGCTAAAAGTGGCGCATGAAAAGAAAGTTTAAAGCACACTTTGTTTGCCGCCTGCTCTTTGATATCATTTCGTTGGCGGTCTTGTATACGAATTTTTTGTGTGCCGCGTGTCTTTGAATGGGTAAAACTGCATTTGATAATTACGCGAGTACCTCGGGCTCGGGTGATTCAATAAAGGCGTTGACCACTGACTACATCGGCTAGCCTTTCCCGTCGATGCCGGGTAAATAACCAAAATTACAAAACCACTCTACCACCACCAACTGCGCCAAAGAATTTGTGTCACAAGTTGCACAATGCCCACAGCGCCGACACCAGACTACCGCCGTacacacggcgtatgagcaacGAGTTGGTTATGGCCATAGCGAACAAATACCGCAACCGCCAAAGAAGTAAAACTGCAATTTGCAAACATTACATAAGCCCCAACTCGCCGACTGGGCAGCCGACCGGCTTGGCAGAGTCGCCTTGACGGAAGTCGGGAAAACACAGTTCCAGCAGGAAAATCGGTTTTCCAAGTGCATGAAATTAGATGAAAAATGTTGCCACGGACGGGTAAAGTGCGTATAAATTTCAAACATGGTCAACGTCCACCAGCGAAGTATGTAGAGTAAGCCAATAAGtaaattggccaaaagcaacCACTGTTAAACTGTGGTAGTTGGATGTATGCGTCGGAAGTGAAATTCCGTCCAAACGACACCATAGTTTATGGCCACTTAAATGTTCATTTAATGCACTTATTTGTAAACAATCCCAAATGACTTAAGGTGTAAATGAGGTGCTAGGAAATAATAGTTAAATTGAATAATACTTTATAGCAgatgttattattatattaccAATACTTGAAAAGTCTGAGCCACTGAATTTTAGGAGCATGGCAACATTATGCCAGATAACATTTAACAATGAACTATCTTTCCATTTAGTTTTTGGATAAtcgttttaaattatatttttatatatttataagtaaAGTTAGGTTTGTTATTTCCTAGTCTCAGTCAACGGAATTTCCCATATTTCTAACTTATAAAAAATTCCCCTTTTTAAATTTCGCgcatatgtgcatatatttatCTCGCTTTCCGTTTGTTGCGTATTCAGTCGCTCTTATTCCTATCTCGTTCGTAAATGTACTTCTGATAATAGATGGCGCCAGTGGATGATGCCTGGCGCCCACTATTGAGTATTCGAAACTGCACATGTGCGACATCTAGGCGGAAAATTACCAAACTACAAAGCGTACCTAATATATTATAGCATAACAAAGGGTGGTGAAAATTCCGACATTCTTCACGGTTTGTTGCAGGTCACAATTAATACTAGACTGATAAGCGTTTGCAATAAAACTCATCTTCGCTTGGGGAAAACGCAATTATGTTTCCAAAATAccttatattttttacaatatacattttaaagtaCGGAACAATAATAGAACAAATGATGAAAGTAGCTTGACGAATTCAGCAAACACCAGTTAAGTGTGGAACGTTATTTGTAATGAAAGGGTACGGCTCGCAGCAGACAGTACGTCCAGGAAGCGTGGTAGTAAATTGAAGACCCGGATGACAGGGTATCACTTCACAGATGGCATTTATTGCATTGTCAGTGGGGCTTATTCTGTCGTTGTAGGTCAACATCACCCATTTATCTCCGGAGAGATGGCTTACTATCTTGTACATCCACTCTGGCACGggtattttgttattatcCAACAGGTAAATTGGTATCATGTTGTTACTTCTATTATGTTTTAGTCTGTGCACTCCCAGTGCCCCAATGCAAACCTTAAGGACATCGTATGTACGCGTTATTCGTATGTTATTGATGATGGTCTGATCATGCATTCCCCTAACCATATTGTTCACCCAGGTCTCAACGGTCTTCCATTTGCCGCGATTGACTCCTCCATACTGAGGGATGGCATTTAAATACCTAAAGGTTGTCTCCTTAAGTGATTTTGATATAAAAGCAGAAGCCGGTGTCATGTGGCCACGATCAAATTTACACTGCGGCTGTGCTGCACCCAGGTTAGTGAGCAAGCAAGCTTGAGTT
This genomic stretch from Drosophila yakuba strain Tai18E2 chromosome 3R, Prin_Dyak_Tai18E2_2.1, whole genome shotgun sequence harbors:
- the LOC6538151 gene encoding uncharacterized protein LOC6538151; this translates as MQRKAVKMPDLKYLLTSLSLFFFVGSVQARCLIDLAHLQGNNVYLSYHNGVYDIQRSDIVEIGHSVHLLCNGGQISAVFECKSDSAFSPALSSASCAPPQPAVVVVSDTSCSSQNVPRKMYAVGFIFNGRLLELYRNCFDHKSLAFQHSIYMAYRYVNTAPRPHPPWESDQLSGGFDNAYEGKATQACLLTNLGAAQPQCKFDRGHMTPASAFISKSLKETTFRYLNAIPQYGGVNRGKWKTVETWVNNMVRGMHDQTIINNIRITRTYDVLKVCIGALGVHRLKHNRSNNMIPIYLLDNNKIPVPEWMYKIVSHLSGDKWVMLTYNDRISPTDNAINAICEVIPCHPGLQFTTTLPGRTVCCEPYPFITNNVPHLTGVC